One stretch of Mangifera indica cultivar Alphonso chromosome 9, CATAS_Mindica_2.1, whole genome shotgun sequence DNA includes these proteins:
- the LOC123225668 gene encoding uncharacterized protein LOC123225668 — MAKDAVLCLCCYLFKPNVGDKGGGDDFVSLGHSSKSRTEYRTCLNDTIECAHFLLRQGLTFCGYDESDNSNNQGNFLKLLPFCGHDEFDNSNNQGNFLKLLQFLVDPNEYVYDVVFENALDNLKLTSPMIQNDIVSVTSNATLALLALAKSQDDVNGLFNIMAIIVNIVSASSKYCDILRDQQAYKVTETLSNGELSRGRDLNQETNLKRVNDMQLQELNNLFNEINMELLLCLACLCPNENFVAFDKQKLMHLAELYPEDFPDLELMALGSQLDLPVLV; from the exons ATGGCAAAAGATGCAGTGCTTTGTCTTTGTTGTTATCTTTTTAAGCCAAATGTTGGTGATAAAGGAGGTGGTGATGACTTTGTTAgtctagg ACACTCTTCTAAATCAAGAACTGAGTATCGAACTTGTTTAAATGACACAATTGAATGTGCTCATTTTCTTCTAAGGCAAGGATTGACATTTTGTGGTTATGATGAATCTGATAATTCAAACAACCAAGGGAATTTTCTCAAGCTTCTACCATTTTGTGGTCATGAtgaatttgataattcaaaCAACCAAGGGAATTTTCTTAAGCTTCTACAATTTCTTGTTGATCCTAATGAATATGTCTAtgatgttgtttttgaaaatgctcttgataatctcaaattaacATCACCTATGattcaaaatgatattgtaAGTGTTACTTCAAATGCAACT TTGGCTCTTCTGGCTTTAGCAAAGAGTCAAGATGATGTTAATGGTCTCTTTAATATTATGGCAATTATAGTTAATATTGTTAGTGCTTCATCAAAATATTGCGATATTCTTAGAGATCAACAAGCTTATAAAGTTACTGAAACTCTTTCCAATGGTGAACTTTCAAGGGGAAGAGATCTAAATCAAGAGACAAATTTGAAACGCGTCAATG aTATGCAACTTCAAGAGTTGAATAATCTTTTCAATGAGATAAATATGGAATTGCTTCTTTGTTTGGCATGCTTGTgtccaaatgaaaattttgttgcttttgataaacaaaaattaatgcaTCTTGCTGAACTTTATCCTGAAGATTTTCCTGACTTAGAACTCATGGCACTTGGTTCTCAACttgat TTGCCAGTGCTAGTATAA
- the LOC123225671 gene encoding cytochrome P450 704C1-like, whose protein sequence is MSMIMSDTHEFSSSFVTLIAAALALISAILILITHVTKSSQKTKKYHPFGSTHLNKILHYDTLLDFITELCRKYKTYRLRSFSSSEIFTVDPAVVEHILKTNFPNYGKKILILPRKWKLQGFFQNIVKDLLGDGIFAVDGEKWKHQRKVSSYEFSTKIVRDFSSVVFKNTAVKLVRIISEASAANPSLDMQDFLMRASLDSVFKVILGTDLDGLSGTYDEGDRFTKAFDKANAITSFRFADLFWKIKRFLNIGSEAELRKNIKVIDEFVYKLIKSKKEQLNNPQNDLKPGKKEDILSRFLELGETDPKYLRDIVLNFVIAGKDTTAITISWFFYLLCKHPEIQEKIAKQIIEATQVSSDSSIEELAAKVNEETLDKMHYLHAALSETLRLYSPVPMDGKSVFSDDTLPDGFSVKKGDVVAFVPYAMGRMKDLWGNDAEEFRPERWLDENGHFRPESPFVFTAFQGGPRICIGKDFAYRQMKIFSMILIGSYRFKLSDESKPVKYKTALTLHIDGGLHLRVFPRSRNEETFSA, encoded by the exons ATGTCAATGATCATGAGCGACACACATGAATTTTCCTCTTCCTTCGTCACTCTCATAGCAGCAGCTTTAGCTCTAATCTCTGCCATCCTCATCCTCATAACCCATGTCACAAAATCGTCTCAGAAGACTAAAAAATATCACCCGTTCGGCAGCACTCACCTGAACAAAATACTCCATTATGACACGCTACTTGACTTCATCACCGAACTCTGTCGCAAATATAAAACTTACAGATTGCGTTCTTTCTCCTCATCTGAAATTTTCACCGTTGATCCTGCTGTTGTTGAACACATCCTCAAGACAAACTTTCCAAACTATGGCAAG aaaattttaattctaccACGTAAGTGGAAGCTGCAGGGATTTTTCCAAAACATTGTGAAAGATCTACTGGGAGATGGGATCTTTGCTGTTGACGGAGAGAAGTGGAAACATCAAAGGAAAGTATCAAGCTATGAATTCTCCACTAAGATAGTGAGAGACTTTAGCAGTGTGGTCTTTAAAAACACTGCTGTAAAGCTTGTTCGAATAATTTCTGAAGCTTCTGCTGCAAACCCATCGTTAGACATGCAA GATTTTTTAATGAGAGCATCTTTGGACTCTGTGTTTAAAGTCATATTAGGTACAGATTTAGATGGTTTATCTGGAACTTATGATGAAGGAGATCGATTCACTAAGGCTTTTGATAAAGCAAATGCCATTACTTCTTTCCGATTTGCTGATTTGTTTTGGAAAATTAAGCGGTTCCTGAATATTGGATCAGAGGCTGAATTGAGGAAGAACATCAAAGTGATTGAtgaatttgtatacaaattaattaaaagcaaAAAGGAGCAACTCAATAATCCTCAAAATGATTTAAAACCT GGGAAGAAAGAAGACATTTTGTCAAGGTTTTTGGAGCTGGGAGAGACTGATCCAAAATACTTAAGGGACATAGTTCTGAATTTTGTAATTGCCGGTAAAGACACCACGGCTATCACTATTTCTTGGTTTTTTTACTTGCTTTGTAAGCATCCTGAGATACAGGAAAAGATTGCAAAGCAAATAATAGAAGCAACCCAAGTGAGTAGTGATTCAAGCATTGAGGAACTTGCAGCCAAAGTTAATGAAGAAACCCTTGACAAAATGCATTATCTCCATGCAGCTTTGTCTGAGACACTCAGACTGTATTCCCCAGTTCCTATG GATGGGAAGAGTGTATTTTCCGATGACACGCTGCCGGATGGTTTCAGTGTGAAAAAAGGCGATGTGGTTGCTTTTGTGCCTTATGCGATGGGCAGGATGAAAGATTTATGGGGAAATGATGCAGAAGAATTCCGACCAGAGAGATGGCTCGATGAAAATGGCCATTTCCGGCCGGAAAGCCCTTTCGTCTTCACGGCCTTCCAG GGGGGTCCGAGAATCTGTATAGGAAAGGATTTTGCTTACAGGCAgatgaaaattttctctatGATCCTGATTGGAAGCTACAGATTTAAGCTCAGTGATGAAAGTAAACCAGTCAAGTATAAAACGGCACTCACTCTTCATATTGATGGTGGACTCCATCTCCGCGTCTTTCCCAGATCCAGAAATGAAGAAACGTTTAGTGCTTAA
- the LOC123225335 gene encoding cytochrome P450 704C1-like, producing the protein MSMIMSDPHEFSSSFIPLIAAALALISAILILGTHVRKSSQKTKKYHPFGSTHLNKILHYNTLLDFITELCRKYKTYRLRSFSSSEIFTVDPAVVEHILKTNFPNYGKGFFQNVVKDLLGDGIFAVDGEKWKHQRKVSSYEFSTKIVRDFSSVVFKNTAVKLVRIISEASAANPSLDMQDFLMRATLDSVFKVILGIDLDGLSGTYDEGARFTKAFDKANAITSFRFADLFWKIKRFLNIGSEAELRKNIKVIDEFVYKLIKSKKEQLNNPQNDLKPGKKEDILSRFLELGETDPKYLRDIVLNFVIAGKDTTAITISWFFYLLCKHPEIQEKIAKEIIEATQVSSDSSIEELAAKVNEQTLDKMHYLHAALSETLRLYPPVPVDGKSVFSDDTLPDGFSVKKGDVVAFVPYAMGRMKDLWGNDAEEFRPERWLNENGHFRPESPFIFTAFQGGPRICIGKDFAYKQMKIFSMILIGSYRFKLSDESKPVKYKTALTLHIDGGLHLRVFPRSRNEETFNA; encoded by the exons ATGTCAATGATCATGAGCGACCCGCATGAATTTTCCTCTTCCTTCATCCCTCTTATAGCAGCAGCTTTAGCTCTAATCTCTGCCATCCTTATCCTCGGAACCCATGTCAGAAAATCGTCTCAGAAGACTAAAAAATATCACCCGTTCGGCAGCACTCACCTGAACAAAATACTCCATTATAACACGCTACTTGACTTCATCACCGAACTCTGTCGCAAATATAAAACTTACAGATTGCGTTCTTTCTCCTCATCTGAAATTTTCACCGTTGATCCTGCTGTTGTTGAACACATCCTCAAAACAAACTTTCCAAACTATGGCAAG GGATTTTTCCAAAACGTTGTGAAAGATCTACTGGGAGATGGGATCTTTGCTGTTGATGGAGAGAAGTGGAAACATCAAAGGAAAGTATCAAGCTATGAATTCTCCACTAAGATAGTGAGAGACTTTAGCAGTGTGGTCTTTAAAAACACTGCTGTAAAGCTTGTTCGAATAATTTCTGAAGCTTCTGCTGCAAACCCATCGTTAGACATGCAA GATTTTTTAATGAGAGCAACTTTAGACTCTGTGTTTAAAGTCATATTAGGTATAGATTTAGACGGTTTATCTGGAACTTATGATGAAGGAGCTCGATTCACTAAGGCTTTTGATAAAGCAAATGCCATTACTTCTTTTCGATTTGCTGATTTGTTTTGGAAAATTAAGCGGTTCCTGAACATTGGATCAGAGGCTGAATTGAGGAAGAACATCAAAGTGATTGAtgaatttgtatacaaattaattaaaagcaaAAAGGAGCAACTCAATAATCCACAAAATGATTTAAAACCT GGGAAGAAAGAAGACATTTTGTCAAGGTTTTTGGAGCTGGGAGAGACTGATCCAAAATACTTAAGGGACATAGTTCTGAATTTTGTAATTGCCGGTAAAGACACCACGGCTATCACTATTTCTTGGTTTTTTTACTTGCTTTGTAAGCATCCTGAGATACAGGAAAAGATTGCAAAGGAAATAATAGAAGCAACCCAAGTGAGTAGTGATTCAAGCATTGAGGAACTTGCAGCCAAAGTTAATGAACAAACCCTTGACAAGATGCATTATCTCCACGCAGCTTTGTCTGAGACACTCAGACTGTATCCCCCAGTTCCTGTG GATGGGAAGAGTGTATTTTCCGATGACACGCTGCCGGATGGTTTCAGTGTGAAAAAAGGCGATGTGGTTGCTTTTGTGCCTTATGCGATGGGCAGGATGAAAGATTTATGGGGAAATGATGCAGAAGAATTCCGACCAGAGAGATGGCTCAATGAAAATGGCCATTTCCGGCCGGAAAGCCCTTTCATCTTCACGGCCTTCCAG GGGGGTCCGAGAATCTGTATAGGAAAGGATTTTGCTTACAAGCAgatgaaaattttctctatGATCCTGATTGGAAGCTACAGATTTAAGCTCAGTGATGAAAGTAAACCAGTCAAGTATAAAACTGCACTCACTCTTCATATTGATGGAGGACTCCATCTGCGCGTCTTTCCCAGATCCAGAAATGAAGAAACGTTTAATGCTTAA
- the LOC123225331 gene encoding cytochrome P450 704C1-like: MKVLCSILGTSQWRLRCHDHVEICSTLKQIGPFVGAWSKWGHNPQIILLMEVSHSFYHLHQSIGLALITMMNLKELFSISIPLTAATLTLILGICIHRFYAIISGAEKRKRYHPVGCTVFHLAFNFHRLHDAMADLALKHTTFRLISFFRSDVYTAHPPNIEYILKTNFGNYGKGSYNYDILTDLLGDGIFTVDGEKWRRQRKIASYEFSTKILRDFSSVVFKATAVKLAGIVSRAAESNRSIEIQELLMKSTLDSVFKILLGIDLDCMCGTFEEGAGFSDAFDKASAIVVYRYVDIFWKIKRFLNVGSEAVLRKSIKVIDEFVYKLIRSKIEQLNNSHADFRPVKKEDIVSRFLDLKETDPKYLRDIVLSFVTAGKDTTASTLSWFLYMLCKHPHIQERIAKEVIQATQMTDDSSTEELAAGITEETIEKMHYLHAVLTETLRLYPAAPVDGKICFSDDTLPDGFSVKKGDLVAYIPYAMGRMKSLWGDDAEEFWPERWLNENGHFQAASPFIFTTFQAGPRVCLGKEFAYRQMKIFSMILLGSYKFKLSDEKKRVNYRSAMTLQIEGGLHLCASPRLSSGK, from the exons ATGAAGGTATTGTGCAGTATATTAGGGACTTCGCAATGGAGGCTCAGATGTCATGATCATGTAGAGATCTGTTCGACTTTAAAGCAGATAGGTCCTTTTGTGGG GGCATGGAGTAAATGGGGACACAATCCACAGATAATTCTACTAATGGAG GTCAGTCATTCAttttatcatcttcatcaatCAATTGGGTTAGCACTTATCACCATGATGAACCTGAAGGAGCTTTTCTCCATTTCCATTCCTCTAACGGCAGCAACTTTAACACTAATTTTAGGCATATGCATTCACAGATTCTATGCCATAATATCAGGTGctgagaagagaaaaagatatcATCCAGTTGGCTGCACTGTCTTCCACCTAGCATTCAATTTTCATAGGCTCCACGATGCCATGGCTGACCTTGCACTCAAACACACAACTTTCAGATTGATTAGTTTCTTCAGAAGTGACGTTTACACTGCACACCCTCCAAATATTGAGTACATCCTCAAAACCAATTTTGGAAACTATGGTAAG GGTTCCTACAATTACGACATTTTGACGGATCTCTTGGGTGATGGGATCTTCACTGTGGATGGAGAAAAGTGGCGACGTCAAAGGAAAATAGCAAGCTATGAATTCTCCACCAAGATACTGAGGGACTTCAGCAGTGTTGTCTTTAAAGCCACTGCAGTAAAGCTGGCTGGAATTGTATCAAGAGCAGCTGAATCAAATCGATCTATAGAAATTCAA GAACTTCTGATGAAATCAACCTTAGACTCTGTGTTTAAAATCCTATTGGGTATAGACTTAGACTGTATGTGTGGAACATTTGAAGAAGGTGCTGGATTCTCTGATGCTTTTGATAAAGCAAGTGCAATTGTAGTATACCGATATGTTGATATATTCTGGAAGATTAAGCGGTTCTTGAACGTTGGATCAGAGGCTGTTTTAAGAAAGAGTATCAAAGTGATTGAtgaatttgtatacaaattgaTTAGAAGCAAAATTGAGCAACTCAACAATTCACATGCCGATTTTCGACCT GTGAAGAAAGAAGATATTGTGTCAAGGTTTCTGGACTTGAAAGAGACGGATCCAAAATACTTAAGAGACATAGTTCTAAGTTTTGTGACTGCTGGCAAAGACACAACAGCTTCAACTCTTTCATGGTTTTTGTACATGCTCTGCAAGCACCCTCATATACAGGAGAGGATTGCAAAGGAAGTGATACAAGCAACCCAAATGACTGATGATTCAAGCACTGAAGAACTTGCAGCCGGCATAACCGAAGAAACCATTGAGAAGATGCATTATCTCCATGCAGTTTTGACTGAGACTCTCAGGCTTTATCCTGCAGCTCCTGTG GATGGGAAGATTTGTTTTTCAGATGATACTTTGCCTGATGGTTTCAGTGTGAAGAAAGGAGACCTGGTGGCATATATACCTTATGCAATGGGCAGGATGAAATCTTTATGGGGTGATGATGCCGAGGAGTTTTGGCCAGAGAGATGGCTCAATGAAAATGGCCATTTTCAGGCAGCAAGCCCTTTTATTTTCACAACCTTCCAG GCTGGTCCAAGAGTCTGTCTAGGAAAGGAATTTGCTTACAGGCAGATGAAGATCTTCAGTATGATCCTTTTAGGAAGCTACAAATTCAAGCTGAGTGATGAAAAGAAAAGGGTCAACTATAGATCAGCCATGACTCTGCAAATTGAAGGTGGCCTCCATCTATGTGCCTCCCCAAGATTGAGCTCTGGAAAATAA